The following proteins are encoded in a genomic region of Glycine max cultivar Williams 82 chromosome 18, Glycine_max_v4.0, whole genome shotgun sequence:
- the LOC100791945 gene encoding uncharacterized protein — MGNCLKHQSSTNKYDGSDHDSDDWDFLAGEEGSFAATKAKTVTEVKIKITKKQLEELLSKVDVRELRVEQVLSQLMNHSSGGFQSLQRPWRPALQSIPEAN, encoded by the coding sequence ATGGGAAACTGCTTGAAGCACCAATCATCCACCAATAAGTATGATGGCAGCGATCACGATAGCGATGATTGGGATTTTCTGGCAGGTGAGGAGGGGTCTTTTGCTGCCACCAAGGCCAAAACGGTGACGGAGGTGAAGATCAAGATCACAAAGAAACAGCTAGAGGAATTGTTGAGCAAAGTGGACGTGAGGGAGTTGAGGGTGGAGCAGGTTTTGTCACAGTTGATGAACCATAGTAGTGGAGGGTTCCAATCACTTCAAAGACCATGGAGGCCTGCACTTCAGAGCATTCCTGAGGCCAATTga
- the LOC100800766 gene encoding LOW QUALITY PROTEIN: uncharacterized protein (The sequence of the model RefSeq protein was modified relative to this genomic sequence to represent the inferred CDS: inserted 1 base in 1 codon): MEEPAAVPNFQPKVSHEAKLKELLHRITSLEIKLCSDAAKEFAKLLKSETGADLLLEYVRGSPKCSELLEAWKLREGKQGMNYVFDLISAILSQSKGKYNPSDIESVNITKDLDKFARLLISERLSDIHKEVNSKEWRRQKAALLLMASIARRGASLASEVAKSFDFKLAEFGRIASEHRRRKPEARVGLLRKSFVGFAMSFLEVGKPWLLRWVLQQKQMYSGVLRGLGNDDDETVVFVLTVLRDRVLVEESLVQPWLRSVLFGSATLEQLAEVCGREGGGDAAEVAFGVLVRVCTDPSNGLMPDSRMGLTGNTKRVLDLMKKLRVTEVQYHKDLLLAIVEAKASFGLSYLKEFPYNIDNFKSSSWISALSVAAQLVSLVGNGISKESVNFQSNGPRLFDNMDLHSIVKCLFPRPFSRSLFNKGLPHIEPYVKHGTLRLLLELLKLLDSIFGGLYCNSNSNNPFMQHMMSIKVEIQNYVQAFLPDLQVLLNLLSSLDANSEARNSSLKRNACHHEHNSSSRKKLKLDTSESGDIDIVVAGISSTPDIDLTGNSETVDGGAREDALDDEEDLKNSIGEIWGVDLCSMEINTLEEMESYLLSKLLDALRYYRRALPYALDNSFETFKGLLKSPLELTSHLQVSVLSLLVEYIEWCPDDVIPIRTPPMLYKYLQPFIKLLMFSPYNETRDLAYKLALAAMFSTGAFDGNLHEIAAWFLFLPGYHGKKPPVKILEVDVLQSLTLFVISFLCDAVSTLGNNLIKYWDILKNHAHCLEGGEDLSPQFSPFIICVLEKCLKVIRPKSGFCSLPKKSMVLLYTCNTVKYLLQTQVNAELLSALVHADLTERLGGSYECDEVFPEWKPLEDLLDFVESILHQQNYCIFSKNEESVLPDSSLGSALGSVNRLLNSGSGHEIAETTIAFISSIILEGTNKILTNMPSHAVIPHDLVGVPFSLLLSVLFLDYSVLHHASKLWPAMFYAGLDMAMSDLGIDGRNAAPVGTSDLALHPDSLTCSQLLDASEVDAVTFSIFLKQVPFHVIFPAMMCMSGPYISKLSKIQEFLLHKLSESNDSSLLPNLRLILFWTHRIRSCYDVKPIAEIEQLLNLCVILVGSLLAQLLVPESGYDWSINSAFYSSRRNIQVIKTIFCHPCVLISLSFSLGSCQNLANGNVENDFNMLNVVSNEGFHNFGNPILKILTMTLEYMWSLFGAHLCASTAEDVANNFVKAFKGLQQKLFLDVRDRFELYICTKDVMPLLPTLYASHTLHRFLSPFQLLELVDWMFSRDKVDDLPIKKSSLFVGCSLAADAFSALSIYFQQSTENRAPYDLFWEMSQKNMKTDIFEQIYSKVVDFSVCFEIDSADRCLLEAVNLLYKQKIVQQETFHPLTSVMWKIIMVTPLKVLFHCIYKTNAKKAAFLHILTELSSLHSLIFGHLFLGTVNKSIHHDIGVMEHTFDPTFSEDQFLLLLPASLSYFSLISKRLREQSHKDFEHIPYFYSKILVKGFSQWKSFSSKDIFEEQYGEFFPSSAQELLRLIDLSLLGKSIHMLKYHFALNGAMKLKKRLNLFKSICPKFASHDDLMDCDCQVIDSYSLHQSLNIINRVVAKISLCKVLLFHEEAGGNFKDVAVKMKSKLGRSRIRFINILVDIWQFIVKKFSLASDQSRTPKGTNISLLYNHLEGFLLKNILELAGEMQNDLIQLQAISFLEQLIRSALLYRFGDFTTMKTLRVILSQLSKGRLSYDLYLQLLLAHSQFAPTLHSVCKQAGSFLKPVSSILKCLVIPSLDHCENDVKHRGLMTELSSGPLEIVKMLWILLRVKAHQIDLDNGNDINVNLKELHALLCHSYGATVNWIDLEIYNLMQHIESMSGLLSQNVKLDSETIEKWYRSQHSDSFPIDPDICVSTVLYFPYDRTIFDELPSVNKIEPDTVRKKVLHSQVEDKERYDPVFILRFSIHSLSKAYIEPVEFAGSGLLAIAFVSMSSPDQGIRRLAYGTLDKFKNALECQKKKDVLGLRLLLNSVQNSIEEPWQRIPSVIALFAAEASCVLLDPAHGHYAAISTFLTHSSKLNMRVIPMFDNFFWSTSVNFKXERSWMLRLVYAGMNSDDDVALYIRNSILEKLMSFYVSPLSDFLSKNLIIEVIKKSVKLHKITRHLVKHCSLFSWFSSLISVARQRLNVDEHKLFLKHVLVALKVVNDVISSGSISKWLQNHGLEQLMELSSNLFNFLFHDATLANETVVLVNPFLQMIASVLKLSQKRKIYQPHFTLSIEGLYQMYQAGSACNQATKSIKPELALEAIIMSAPPASIFLMNQERLQSFLIWATTTALQSKSLQRLGSTESQILRNNLREDFQENSVVSTFLRWLIASVIIGKLHKKSYNWDSEYAETHNLESLHSLLVHVKNTSGQRNDIDIGAEEVLASTIFHLQLRLGVNHEVLPSVVCALCLLMFGASKFAVSRTDLLKDYNALIASHSSRVQCPPEANPTWRWSFYQPWKDDSLELTDSQKMEEYHACLTLLVIVSNVLGGKKLESASLSPVDLEKSGLFQWERSLLRN; encoded by the exons ATGGAGGAACCCGCCGCAGTTCCAAACTTCCAACCTAAAGTTAGCCACGAAGCGAAGCTGAAAGAACTGCTCCACCGAATCACCTCTCTGGAGATAAAGCTATGCTCCGACGCCGCCAAAGAGTTCGCGAAGCTCCTCAAGTCCGAGACCGGCGCCGACCTCCTCCTAGAGTACGTGCGCGGCTCGCCGAAGTGCTCGGAGCTTCTCGAGGCGTGGAAGCTTCGCGAGGGAAAGCAAGGCATGAACTACGTGTTCGACCTAATCTCCGCCATTCTCAGCCAAAGTAAAGGTAAGTACAACCCTAGCGACATCGAAAGCGTGAATATTACTAAGGATTTGGATAAATTCGCGCGGTTACTGATTTCCGAACGCTTGAGTGATATCCACAAGGAGGTGAATAGCAAGGAGTGGCGGAGGCAGAAGGCGGCATTGTTACTCATGGCTTCGATTGCGCGGCGCGGTGCGAGCTTGGCGTCGGAGGTGGCGAAGAGCTTCGATTTCAAGCTCGCTGAGTTCGGGAGGATCGCGTCGGAGCACCGGAGAAGGAAGCCAGAGGCGAGGGTAGGGTTGCTGCGGAAGTCGTTTGTCGGATTCGCGATGTCGTTTTTGGAGGTCGGGAAGCCGTGGCTGTTGCGGTGGGTTTTGCAGCAGAAACAGATGTATTCTGGCGTTCTCAGAGGATTAGGAAACGATGATGATGAAACTGTGGTGTTTGTGTTAACGGTGTTGAGAGATAGGGTTCTTGTGGAAGAGTCTTTGGTGCAGCCGTGGCTTCGGAGTGTTTTGTTTGGGAGTGCCACGTTGGAGCAGTTGGCTGAGGTTTGTGGAAGGGAAGGTGGTGGTGATGCTGCGGAGGTGGCGTTTGGTGTGCTTGTTAGGGTTTGTACTGATCCGAGTAATGGTTTGATGCCGGACTCGAGAATGGGGTTGACGGGTAATACGAAGAGGGTCTTGGATCTCATGAAGAAGCTGCGGGTTACGGAAGTTCAGTATCATAAGGACTTGCTTTTGGCTATTGTTGAGGCCAAGGCTTCTTTTGGGTTGTCGTATTTGAAGGAGTTTCCTTACAACATCGATAATTTCAAGTCTTCTTCATG GATTTCTGCATTATCTGTGGCAGCTCAGTTGGTTTCATTGGTGGGTAATGGCATATCCAAAGAATCTGTCAATTTTCAATCAAATGGTCCGCGCCTGTTTGACAATATGGATTTGCACAGTATTGTGAAGTGCTTGTTTCCTCGACCATTCAGCAGATCATTGTTTAATAAGGGATTGCCTCACATTGAACCTTATGTGAAACATGGTACTCTAAGGCTTCTTCTGGAGTTACTGAAATTGCTGGACTCTATTTTTGGTGGTTTGTATTGTAATTCTAATTCCAACAATCCATTCATGCAACATATGATGTCTATCAAGGTCGAAATCCAGAATTATGTTCAAGCATTTCTTCCCGATCTGCAGGTTTTATTAAATCTACTTTCCTCTTTAGATGCCAATTCTGAAGCCCGTAACTCAAGTTTAAAGAGAAATGCATGCCATCATGAACATAATAGCAGTAGTAGGAAGAAGTTAAAACTTGACACTTCGGAGAGTGGTGATATAGATATAGTTGTTGCTGGGATAAGTTCTACTCCAGATATTGATTTGACTGGCAACAGTGAAACAGTTGACGGTGGAGCAAGAGAAGATGCTTTGGATGATGAAGAGGATCTCAAGAATAGCATAGGCGAAATTTGGGGCGTGGACCTTTGTTCGATGGAAATTAACACATTGGAAGAAATGGAATCATACTTACTGTCTAAACTGCTTGATGCTCTCAGATATTACCGC CGTGCTCTGCCTTACGCTTTGGATAATTCTTTTGAAACATTCAAGGGTCTTCTCAAAAGCCCTTTGGAATTAACAAGTCATTTGCAGGTCTCAGTGTTGTCTTTGCTTGTGGAATACATTGAATGGTGTCCTGACGATGTAATTCCTATCAGAACTCCACCCATGTTGTACAAATACCTACAACCATTCATTaaattgttaatgttttctccGTACAATGAAACAAGGGATCTGGCATACAAGCTGGCCTTGGCAGCTATGTTCAGTACTGGTGCTTTTGATGGGAATCTTCACGAGATAGCAGcatggtttttatttttaccaGGTTATCATGGAAAGAAACCCCCTGTCAAAATCTTGGAGGTTGATGTATTACAGAGTTTGACTCTATTTGTCATATCATTCTTGTGCGATGCCGTTTCTACCCTTgggaataatttaattaaatattgggATATTCTTAAGAATCATGCCCATTGTTTGGAAGGTGGTGAAG ATTTATCACCTCAATTTAGCCCTTTTATCATATGCGTGCTAGAGAAGTGTCTAAAGGTGATCCGACCTAAATCAGGATTCTGCTCATTGCCTAAAAAATCAATGGTATTATTATACACTTGTAATACAGTCAAGTATCTCTTGCAAACACAG GTCAACGCTGAATTGTTATCTGCTTTAGTTCATGCAGACTTGACAGAGAGACTTGGTGGCAGTTATGAATGTGATGAAGTCTTTCCCGAGTGGAAGCCACTGGAGGATTTGTTGGACTTTGTGGAGAGCATATTACACCAACAAAATTATTGCATTTTCTCTAAAAATGAAGAATCTGTCCTTCCTGATAGTTCTTTGGGAAGTGCGCTTGGTAGTGTAAATAGATTGTTGAATAGTGGGTCTGGTCATGAGATTGCTGAAACAACCATAGCTTTCATATCTTCCATTATATTGGAAGGCACCAATAAAATATTGACAAATATGCCATCACATGCGGTCATTCCACATGACTTAGTTGGAGTTCCTTTCTCGCTCTTATTATCAGTACTTTTTCTTGATTATAGTGTTCTTCACCATGCTTCTAAGTTGTGGCCTGCAATGTTTTATGCTGGCTTGGATATGGCCATGTCAGATCTTGGTATTGATGGTCGAAATGCAGCTCCTGTTGGGACTTCTGATCTTGCATTGCATCCAGATTCACTAACTTGTAGCCAACTTTTAGATGCTTCTGAAGTTGATGCTGTTACATTTAGTATCTTTCTAAAACAGGTGCCTTTCCATGTGATATTTCCTGCGATGATGTGTATGAGTGGTCCTTACATATCAAAGCTATCTAAAATTCAAGAGTTTTTACTGCATAAATTATCTGAGTCAAATGATAGCTCGCTCCTTCCCAATCTGCGACTCATTCTGTTCTGGACTCATCGGATTCGGTCATGTTATGATGTTAAACCAATagctgaaattgaacaacttttGAATCTGTGTGTTATTCTTGTAGGGAGCTTATTAGCTCAATTATTGGTTCCAGAAAGTGGTTATGACTGGTCTATAAACTCTGCCTTTTATTCATCAAGACGTAACATTCAAGTGATTAAAACCATTTTTTGTCATCCTTGTGTTTTGATCTCATTATCCTTTTCTTTGGGAAGTTGTCAGAACCTTGCAAATGGAAATGTAGAGAATGATTTCAATATGCTAAATGTAGTATCCAACGAGGGGTTTCACAACTTTGGCAATCCAATTTTAAAGATATTAACAATGACTCTAGAGTACATGTGGTCTTTATTTGGTGCCCACCTTTGTGCGTCTACAGCTGAAGATGTTGCTAATAATTTTGTGAAGGCATTTAAAGGCCTTCAACAAAAACTATTTCTCGATGTCAGAGACCGATTTGAGCTGTACATTTGTACTAAAGATGTGATGCCTCTTCTTCCAACATTGTATGCTTCACATACTTTGCATCGGTTTTTATCCCCTTTTCAGCTTCTTGAATTAGTGGATTGGATGTTCAGTAGGGACAAGGTGGATGATTTGCCAATTAAGAAATCCTCATTATTTGTTGGATGTTCCTTAGCTGCTGATGCTTTCAGTGCTTTATCCATTTATTTTCAGCAGTCAACTGAAAACAGGGCACCATATGATTTGTTTTGGGAGATGAGTCAAAAGAATATGAAAACTGATATTTTTGAGCAGATTTACAGCAAGGTAGTTGACTTTTCTGTATGTTTTGAAATAGATAGTGCAGATAGATGCTTGCTTGAAGCTGTCAATCTCTTGTATAAGCAGAAAATTGTGCAACAAGAAACATTTCATCCTTTGACGTCGGTCATGTGGAAAATTATAATGGTTACTCCATTGAAAGTACTTTTCCATTGCATTTACAAGACGAATGCTAAGAAAGCTGCATTTTTACATATTCTTACTGAATTGAGTTCCCTGCATTCATTGATCTTTGGGCATTTATTTTTGGGTACAGTGAATAAAAGTATACATCATGATATTGGTGTGATGGAACATACCTTTGATCCTACTTTCTCAGAAGATCAGTTTTTGCTGCTTCTACCAGCCTCTTTGTCATACTTCAGCTTAATTTCTAAGAGACTTAGAGAGCAGAGTCACAAAGATTTTGAACATATACCTTACTTTTATTCCAAAATTCTCGTAAAAGGTTTCAGTCAGTGGAAGAGCTTTTCCTCAAAAGATATATTTGAGGAACAATACGGGGAATTCTTTCCATCATCTGCTCAAGAACTTCTCCGTCTTATTGATCTTAGTCTTCTTGGGAAATCAATTCATATGTTGAAGTATCACTTTGCTCTTAATGGGGCAATGAAACTGAAAAAGCGATTAAATCTATTCAAATCCATTTGCCCAAAATTTGCTTCACATGATGACCTGATGGACTGTGATTGTCAAGTTATTGATAGTTATTCTCTGCATCAGTCTTTGAACATCATCAATCGTGTTGTTGCAAAGATATCACTTTGTAAAGTATTATTGTTTCATGAAGAAGCAGGTGGGAATTTCAAAGATGTTGCTGTGAAAATGAAAAGCAAATTGGGAAGATCCAGGATAcgtttcataaatattttggtGGATATTTGGCAGTTTATTGTTAAGAAATTTTCATTAGCCTCTGATCAATCTAGAACTCCAAAAGGCACAAACATTTCATTGTTATATAATCACTTGGAAGGTTTTTTGTTGAAGAATATTCTTGAATTGGCTGGAGAAATGCAAAATGATCTTATTCAATTGCAAGCCATTTCCTTCCTTGAACAATTAATCAGATCTGCTCTTCTCTATAGGTTTGGTGATTTTACAACAATGAAAACTCTCCGAGTTATATTATCACAGCTTAGCAAGGGGAGGTTATCATATGATTTATATCTTCAGTTGTTGCTCGCTCATTCTCAGTTTGCCCCCACTCTCCATTCAGTGTGCAAGCAAGCAGGTTCCTTTTTGAAGCCTGTATCCAGCATTCTGAAATGTCTTGTGATTCCTTCTCTTGATCATTGTGAAAATGATGTGAAACACAGAGGGCTAATGACCGAGCTCTCTAGTGGACCATTGGAAATTGTTAAAATGCTTTGGATACTCTTACGGGTTAAGGCTCATCAAATTGATTTGGATAATGGAAATGATattaatgtaaatttaaaagaacTGCATGCTCTGCTTTGTCATTCTTATGGTGCAACAGTCAACTGGATTGATTTGGAGATATACAATCTGATGCAACACATCGAGTCTATGAGTGGCCTGTTGTCTCAGAATGTCAAGTTAGATTCAGAAACAATTGAAAAATGGTACAGAAGCCAGCATAGTGACTCCTTTCCGATTGACCCTGACATATGCGTGTCAACAGTTCTCTATTTTCCCTATGATAGAACTATCTTTGATGAGCTACCATCTGTAAACAAGATTGAACCAGATACTGTTAGGAAAAAG GTACTTCATTCTCAAGTTGAAGATAAAGAACGTTATGATCCTGTATTTATATTGCGATTTTCAATTCATAGTCTCTCAAAGGCTTATATAGAGCCTGTGGAGTTTGCTGGTTCAGGGTTGCTTGCGATTGCATTTGTTAGCATGTCTTCCCCAGACCAAGGGATAAGAAGATTAGCTTACGGCactcttgataaatttaagaATGCATTGGAG TGCCAAAAGAAGAAGGATGTACTGGGACTTCGGCTTCTATTAAATTCTGTTCAAAATAGTATAGAAGAGCCATGGCAAAGAATCCCGTCAGTTATTGCTTTATTTGCTGCAGAGGCATCTTGTGTATTGTTAGATCCGGCACATGGTCATTATGCAGCTATAAGCACATTTTTGACACATTCATCCAAGTTGAATATGAGG GTTATACCTATGTTTGATAACTTTTTTTGGAGTACCTCTGTCAATTTCA CAGAGAGGTCTTGGATGCTTCGGCTAGTATATGCAGGGATGAactctgatgatgatgttgcaTTATATATCAGGAACTCTATCCTTGAGAAGCTAATGAGCTTTTACGTTTCTCCTCTTTCAGATTTTTTGTCAAAGAACCTGATTATTGAG GTGATAAAGAAATCTGTTAAATTGCATAAGATTACCCGTCACCTAGTGAAGCattgttctttattttcatggttTTCGTCTCTCATCTCAGTTGCCAGACAGAGGCTTAATGTAGATGAACATAAACTTTTCTTGAAGCATGTGTTGGTAGCATTGAAG GTTGTCAATGATGTTATTTCATCAGGAAGCATCTCCAAGTGGTTACAAAATCATGGCCTTGAGCAGCTCATGGAGCTCTCATCCAAtctatttaatttcttattccATGATGCAACATTGGCAAATGAAACTGTAGTACTAGTTAATCCTTTTCTACAAATGATAGCATCAGTGTTGAAATTAtctcaaaaaaggaaaatatatcaGCCTCATTTTACCCTATCAATTGAGGGCTTGTATCAGATGTACCAGGCAGGAAGTGCGTGTAATCAAGCCACAAAAAGCATTAAACCGGAGCTTGCTCTTGAGGCCATAATTATGAGTGCACCTCCTGCTTCCATTTTCTTGATG AATCAGGAAAGGCTGCAGAGCTTTCTTATCTGGGCAACTACAACTGCTTTACAGTCCAAGTCTTTACAAAGGCTGGGGTCCACTGAGTCTCAGAtcttaagaaataatttaaggGAAGATTTTCAAGAGAACTCAGTAGTTTCTACATTTCTACGTTGGTTAATAGCATCAGTAATCATTGGCAAGCTccataaaaaatcttataattggGATTCAGAATATGCTGAGACACACAACCTTGAATCCCTGCATTCTTTACTGGTGCATGTCAAAAATACCTCCGGACAAAGAAATGATATTGATATTGGTGCTGAGGAGGTACTAGCTTCAACAATCTTCCATCTCCAACTGCGTCTTGGTGTCAATCATGAAGTGCTACCATCAGTTGTATGTGCTCTTTGTCTCCTGATGTTTGGTGCCTCTAAATTTGCAG TTAGCAGAACTGATTTATTGAAAGACTACAACGCATTAATAGCATCACACAGTTCAAGGGTACAATGTCCTCCTGAAGCTAATCCAACTTGGAGATG GTCGTTTTATCAGCCATGGAAGGATGATTCTCTGGAGCTCACTGACTCACAGAAGATGGAGGAATATCATGCTTGCCTGACTTTGTTAGTGATTGTCTCTAATGTTCTTGGTGGAAAGAAATTAGAGTCGGCTAGTTTATCCCCTGTAGATTTAGAGAAATCTGGCTTATTCCAATGGGAAAGAAGTTTACTAAGAAACTGA
- the LOC100792467 gene encoding reactive Intermediate Deaminase A, chloroplastic, with the protein MAWFCAARTFHIPAMNSGVLRRRASWAAGIGGASVAGAAFLRSTSSKRSMPFACMNLSTDTRLKEAVQTEKAPAALGPYSQAIKANNLLFVSGVLGLIPETGKFISDNVEDQTEQVLKNMGEILKSGGASYSSVVKTTILLADLKDFKKVNEIYAKYFPSPAPARSTYQVASLPMDAKIEIECIAAL; encoded by the exons atggcATGGTTTTGTGCTGCTAGGACTTTCCACATTCCGGCGATGAACAGCGGCGTTCTTCGCCGGCGGGCATCATGGGCTGCCGGAATAGGCGGAGCCTCGGTGGCCGGCGCTGCATTCTTGCGCTCGACTTCGTCTAAGCGCTCTATGCCATTCGCTTGCATGAACCTCTCTACTGATACCC GGTTAAAGGAAGCTGTTCAGACTGAAAAAGCCCCAGCGGCATTGGGGCCGTATTCTCAAGCAATCAAAGCCAACAACCTTCTGTTTGTGTCAGGTGTTCTTGGCCTTATTCCTGAG ACAGGGAAGTTCATCTCTGATAATGTTGAAGATCAGACAGAGCAG GTTCTAAAAAATATGGGAGAGATCCTAAAATCTGGGGGTGCCAGCTATTCATCAGTTGTTAAGACAACTATTTT GTTGGCTGACTTGAAGGACTTCAAGAAAGTTAATGAGATCTATGCTAAAT ACTTCCCTTCACCAGCCCCGGCACGGTCAACGTATCAAGTAGCTTCCTTGCCAATGGATGCCAAGATTGAAATTGAGTGCATAGCAGCACTTTGA